One Glycine max cultivar Williams 82 chromosome 4, Glycine_max_v4.0, whole genome shotgun sequence DNA segment encodes these proteins:
- the LOC100809305 gene encoding auxin-induced protein 6B-like, producing MQEDKKMKVKKGFLAVQVGLEDDDEGGSSPQRFVIPISYLYHPLFKRLLDKAREVYGYHTDGPLKLPCSVDDFLHLRWRIQKESTPNQNHHNQSHHRLPHALHFHSC from the coding sequence ATGCAGGAGGACAAGAAGATGAAGGTGAAGAAAGGATTCCTCGCTGTTCAAGTGGGTTTAGAAGACGACGACGAAGGTGGCTCTTCCCCTCAAAGATTCGTGATTCCTATCTCATACCTTTATCaccctctcttcaagcgccttcTGGACAAGGCTCGTGAGGTTTACGGCTACCACACCGATGGCCCACTCAAGCTCCCGTGCTCCGTCGACGATTTCCTCCATCTCCGGTGGCGAATCCAGAAAGAGTCCACTCCTAACCAAAACCACCATAACCAGAGCCACCATCGCCTTCCACACGCTCTGCACTTCCACTCTTGTTAG